In Pseudomonadota bacterium, the genomic window TTCGCGCTAACAGGCGGGTTGTCGCATAGTGAGCAACGCGAACGACACGGTGGCCCATCCTGGCTGAGCGCGTTTGTGAGCTGCTTTCACTGTCCCATTGACCCCCATAACTCCATGATGGCCACAAAGATGCGAAATCATATAATGGATATCATCCACGTGACGGTTGAAGTCGGCTTGATCACGGATGAGATGTTCTCCAAAACGGCGGTGCCATAGAGCTTGTCCACCCCGCTTGGCGCGGCTTTGCGAGATGCGCTCGCGTTTCTCGATGGCAAGGGAGAAGTGTTCCTTGATTAGACTCCGGCGGGTAGAAAAAACCGCATCACCAGGCGCCAGCGTCCAGA contains:
- a CDS encoding transposase; its protein translation is MIDDRIPSCLRNHVAFPSESGRATREGAIGRADDVLRTAFRSVRARHPFHLEALLILPDHIHCVWTLAPGDAVFSTRRSLIKEHFSLAIEKRERISQSRAKRGGQALWHRRFGEHLIRDQADFNRHVDDIHYMISHLCGHHGVMGVNGTVKAAHKRAQPGWATVSFALLTMRQPAC